A stretch of DNA from Natrinema salaciae:
TAGCACTTGACGATGGTGTGGAACAGCCAGAACGAGATGATGTCGTGGCCCTGCGGGCGGAGGTCGAACGGGTAGAGCTCGGGGTTGTCCATCGCGAACGTCTCGCGCTCCGCGTCCCAGTCCCAGCCGGCGTTGATCAACGGCGTCAGCGATGACGTCGCCCACGTGTCGAAGACGTCCTCCTCCGGGACGAACTCGTCGTGGCCACACTCGGGACAGCTATCGACGGGAGGCTCGTCGCTCAGCGGATCGACCGGGAGCTCCTCGCGCTCGGCCATGATCGCGTGGTCGCAGTCCGCGCAGTACCAGACCGGGAACGGGATGCCCGAGTCGCGCTGGCGCGAGATGAGCCAGTCCCACTCGAGGCCCTCGATCCAGTGCTGGTAGCGGGTGAACATCTTCTCGGGGTACCAGTCCATCTCTCGGCCGGCCTCGAGGTACTCCTCCTTGTGATCGAGGATCTCGACGTACCACTGCTTGGAGACGCGGAACTCGACGGGCGTGTCGCAGCGTTCGTGGACCTGGACCGCGTGGGTGATCGCCCGGCGGTCGCGCAGGGAGCCCTCGTCGTCCAGATCCTCGACGATGGCCTCGCGGGCCTCCTCGGTGGACATGCCCTCGTAGTCGCCGGCGAGGTCGGTCATCGTCGCGGACTCGTCGATGGCGACTCGCAGCGGGAGGTCGTGGGCCTGGTACCACTCGATGTCGTTCTGGTCGCCGAAGGTACAGCACATCACGACGCCGCTGCCTTTCTCCATGTCGACGCGCTCGTCCGCGATGATCGGCACCTCGTGGCCGAAGATCGGAATCCGAGCCTCCTCGCCGACGAGATCCTGGTTTTCCTCGTCGTCAGGGTGGACGAAGACCGAGACGCAGGCCGGGATCAGTTCCGGTCGCGTCGTGGAGATGACGAACTCGTCGCGGGGGGCGTCGTCCCCGACCAGTTCGAACGCGATGTCGTTGAAGTGCGAGCCGCGCTCGTCGTCTTCCATCTCGACCTGCGAGATGGCCGTCTCGCACTCGGGACACCAGATCGCGGGGGCCTTCTTGCGGTACTCGCGGCCCTTCTCGTAGAGGTCGAGGAAGGACAGCTGGGAGACGCGCTGGACGCGCGGCTCGATCGTCTTGTAGGTGTTGTTCCAGTCGATCGAACACCCGAGTCCCTGCATCTTGCGCGTGAAGTCCGCCTCGTACTCCGCACAGACCTCGCGGCAGCGCTCCTGGAACTCGCGGCGCTCGTAGTCCTGGTGGCGGATGTCCAGTTCGGATTCGGTCAGTCGCTCGCTGGCGATCCCGTTGTCGTCGTAGCCGAACGGGAAGAGCACGTCGCCGTCGTGCATCCGCTGGAATCGCGCGGCGAAGTCCTGCAAGGTGTGCCCGTAGAGGTGGCCCATGTGCAGGCTGCCCGAGACCGTCGGCGGCGGCGTGTCGATCGAGTAGACGGTGTTGGGGTCCCGTTTCTCGTCACCCTCGTAGGCGTAGACGTCCGCGTCGATCCAGCGCTGCTGCCAGCGGGGTTCGACGGCGTCGGGGTCGTAGCCGCCCTCGAGGGTGGGCTCGGCGTCCGCTTCTGCGTCCATGCTCATGCTCTCACCGCCCGTCGCGGGCGTCGTCGGTGCGTCGTCGTCCGAAAGTGGGGTTGACTATCGTCCATAGAGCGGTCGTTGCTCGGTGAATGCCGGTCGGCGACAATACATCCGTCGAAACGGGGTGGGAATCGGGGGCTATAGAGCCCCTACGAAAACGGTGCCACGCGGACCGTCGAACCGATCGGGCGCGACCGCGACGGTGTCTGGCATATCCATCACTTGGGCCGGCAACCGTGATAGCAGTTTCGTCGTCGTGCCGGCGGCGGTAGCGACACCGACCGTGATTAGCGCTCTCGGTTGCGCTCGAACCATCCGACCGCGAAATCCACGAGTCGCCGCTGTGGGAAGCGTTTGGCGTCACCGACGCCGACGGTACCCGTCTCGACGGCGTCGGGGTGTTCGCTCTCGAACGCCTCGCCGCAGCGCGGGAAGTCGTCGTCGGTGTAATCGATGTCCTCCCAGCGGACCCACTCGCGTTCGCCGTCGACGAGCACTGCGCCGGCGTGCGCTTCCGTGGCGAAATCGAGGTCGGCGCGGTACTCGGCGAGGTGAAGGGAGGTGTTCGTCGCGTGGGTCGTCCCCAGGAACAGTACGTCGCCGCCGAGATCGTAGAGACGGGCCAGCGGCGACTCCTCCCCGAGCGAATAGTCGAGCGAATGGCCCTCGGTGACGAACCGGGCGTCAGCACCCCACGCCGCGAACGAAACCTGCGGGTGGTCGCTCCGGCGAACGCCCGGACAGGAGCGGAAGCACTCGGCGATCGCGCCCATCCCCTGGGTCGGCGTGACGGCCGGCCGGTACGGCGGCGTCTGTTCACGGATCGTCTCGTACCACGATTCGGGGACCGGTGGGTTCCCCATGTTGGAGGGGTCCCTATTTCCGGGCGAGTGCGTCGGCATCACGAGCGTTCCGTCCGCCCCGACGACGCGCTGGAGCGCGTCTACGACGGCCGGTGCGCCGCCACAGACCCAGCCGAGCGCGGAGAGCGACCCGTGGACGAGCACCGTCCCCCCGGCCTCGAGACCGAGAGCGCGCAGATCGCTCGCCATCGAATCGACCGTGACCGGGTCCGAGGATCGGTCCTCGGGAAGCGTGTCACTCATACGTCGATATCCCAGAGGCCAGTCATAAATGTTGGTCGCGGGCGTGAGAGTACGCTCCGCTACACAGTACGGACCCGTGAACGGTCTTCGGTACCGACGAGGTCACGCCGGTTCGTCCGCGTCCGTCCCGCCGGTTCGTCCGCGTCCGTCCCGCCGGTTCGTCCGCGTGTGTCCGCACCCGACCCGTCCGAGACCCGCCAGAGCGGCGGCCGGATTCACCCCTCGTTCCCGTCTCCGTTTCCGCTGTCGGCCTCGAGAGACGCGTCCGAACCGGCTTCGCCCGTGTCGAGTTCACCGTCGAGATACGCTTCTCCTCGCTCGGTGATCACGTAGACGCCGTTTCCGAGATGCGTGAGTAACCCGTGCTCCGCGAGTGTCCGGAGTCGGCGGGAGACGTGGGACTTCGAAACCCGAACGTAGCCGCTCTCCGCGAGTTGCTTCGGCGACCCGGAGTCCTCCTTCCGGATGTACTCGAGAATTCGATCGTCCCAGATCGTCATCCAACTCCCTGATTTTCGCATTCGGGTCCCCTGTACACCGTTTGATACCCTATTTGCCGCGTATAATGCCCCACAGACACGCCATCACATTTATGCAATTACAGGGCATTTGGGTTTCACGTGGAGCCGCGGATTCGGACGTAGACGACCCTCGTCGGCGAGTGAGAACGGGCGGCGCTGTGACGCTGCCCGGAACGTGGCTCCGTGATCCAGGATGAATCTCGGACGTTCCGTGGGGCGGACACCCCACGCACGGCAAGAGGAATCGCCGACAAATAGCTCCGGGGATCGCCAGTCCCACGCCGCTCGAGCAAGCGGCCGCGATACGACGGGAGGTGCACCGGCGTGACAGCGCCGGACGACCGATCCGCCGCGTCGTGGGTCGATCTCAGCGCCTTCCAGCGCGACTGTCTCGAGGTCGTCGCCCGCCGCGAGCGCGACGACGACCCCTGTGACGAGCGCGGAATCCTGCGGGCCTTCGAGCGGTCGCCTCGCAGCGTCACCCGCGCCCGACTCGATCCGACGCTGCACGTGCTCGTAGATCACGGCCTCCTCGAGAAGCGGCGACTCGAGGCTCTCAGATACGAGTACCCGCTCACCGACGACGGCCGCGCCCTCCTGTCCCGACGCGTCGACCGCCTCGCGGACGCCTGTGGACTGGAACTGCCCGCGAGCGGCACCACCGACGACGCCCCGGCCGCTCGAGACCGGGAGGGCGAACGCGAACGCACATGACGGCGGCTCGAGACGAGGAGCCCGAGCGGTGTCCCGAGTGCGGGACGACCATCGGCGAACGCGATCCGCTGATCGGGTGGTGGCTGTGCGACGACTGCGAACTCGCGATCACCGACGACGGGACGGTGGTGACGTAATGCGGCGGACTCGCACGCCGCTCGAGCGGTCGCCGACCGCCGACTCGTCGTCGGGCCGCCGATTCGTCCTCAGGCCTCGTCACCGCCGCCGTCGGAATCGGTTCGCTCGGCGGTCGCTCCCTCGTCGTCGGACGCCGCGAGCCGAATCACCGCTCTCGAGTCGGTCACGTGGGTCAGTTCGCCCTCGAGATACGTCGCCAGCCGCTCGAGGAACTCGTCCCCCGGATTCGCTTCGTCCGACCTGACGAGCGGAATGCGATCCAGCGCGGTCGGGTCGAACTCGCCCTGCATGACGAGGGAGAACAGCTCCCGCGGGGTGACCGGATCGCCGGCCTCGAGCCGCGAGACAGTCTCCGAGAGCGACGATCCGACGGTCGTCTCGACGTCGAAGGTGATGTCCACGGCGACGGTCGCGTTCTCGTCGGTGGCCGCGAGGTACTCCTCGGAGCTCCGGACGGCCGGCTCGAGGACCTCCTCGAAGTCGACGCCGTGGCTCTCGAGGCCCAGATAGGTGAACGCGATCATCGCCCGGAGTCCGTCGAGGAACGCCTCGTCGGTCGCCGTTCGTCCGAAGAGCTGCCGTCGGTCCTTCTCGGGGAGGGTGTGCAAGAGCAGGTCGAAGTCGAGCACGCCGGCGCGGATTCGGCGGCGGATCCGCGCCTCCGCGTTCCGTTTCGACTGCTCGTGACTCATCTCGCGCTCGCCGAGCAGGTAGGCGCGGTCGGCGGGGCTGAGCACGCCGCGTTCGCGGTCGGTGTCCGTGTTCATAATCGGAAATGGATTATACGACACCGGTTTCCATCCGAAACGCTATGAAGACCCCGATCCGATGATCGGACAGTGATCGAGAGTGAGTGACGGATGAGCGGCTCGCTGGCAGCGAAGTACGCGGACGCGATCGTCTCGCACAGCCGACTCGTCGTCGTCCTCGTCCTGCTGCTGACCGGCGTCGTCGCCGCGGGCGCGGCGATCGGCGAGCCCGAAGACGGCGAAATCGGCCAGTTCGAGACCGACTCCGCGGAGACCGAGGCGCTCGAGGAGATCGAGGCCACGTACGGGACGGACGACGCGGTCGTGTCGCAGGTGGTCGTCCGCGACGAGGGCGGCGACGTGCTCACGCGCGACTCGCTGCTCAAGTCGCTCTACTTGCAACGCGAGATCCGCGAGGACGACGCGCTGAACGCGACGCTCGAGGATCGGGGATTCGTCGGCCTCGAGAACGTCGTCGCGACGGCGGCCGTCTACGAAGACCGGGCGGCCGACGGCCGGCCGGCCGGCGAGCCGACCCTCGACGAGGGGATCGCGGCCCTCGAGTCCCGCTCGGACGCGGAAGTCGAGGCCCTGCTCGCGGACGTGCTCGATCCGGACGCGAACGGCGACCGACGGGCCGGACAGCGCGGCGGGGGAGAGACGGCGGACCCGTACGAGTTCCTCCCCACCGACTACGAGCGGGGCTCGACGGATGCCGACGCGCGCATCACGTTCCTCTTTCAGGCCGACGAGAGCGGGCCGGACGACGAGCCACAGGCCGCGTACGACGCCCAGGTCGAGATCGCGGACCGCGTCGACGAGCGGTTCGACGACGCGTTCGTCTTCGGCCAGGGAGTCACGGACGAGGCGTCGGCCAACGCGGTCGGCGACAGCTTCGCGATCATCACGCCGGTCGCACTCGTGCTCGTGCTCGTCGTCCTCGGCGTCACCTACCGCGACGTCGTCGACGTGCTCCTCGGACTCGTCGGTATCGCGGTCGTGATGGCCTGGCTCGCGGGGATCCTCGGCTGGCTCGAGATTCCGACGAGCCAGCTCCTCATCGCCGTCCCGTTTCTCCTGATCGGGCTGGGGATCGACTACTCGCTGCACGTCGTGATGCGCTACCGCGAGGCGAGGGCGGGACCGGACGAGGAAGCGGGATCGGTCGAGGACGAGGCGAAACGCGCGACCGAATACGCCGACGGCGGGTCGCGAGGACCGCGGGGCGGGATGCGTCTCGGACTCGCGGGCGTCGTGCTCGCGCTCGGGGCGGCGACGGTCTCGACGGCCGTCGGGTTCCTCTCGAACGTCGTCAGCCCGCTCCCGGCGATTCGGGACTTCGCCGTGCTGAGCGCCGGCGGAATCCTGGCGACGTTCGTCGCCTTCGCGGTCCTCGTGCCGGCGCTCAAGGTCGAACTCGACGACCTCCTCGAGCGCCGATTCGGTCGCGACCGGGCGCTGCCGCCGTTCGGAACGGGAGCGGGACTCGTCAATCGCGGCCTGTCGAGGATGGTCGGGGCGGTCCGGCGGGCACCGATCGCGATCGTCCTCGTCGCTTTCCTCCTCGCCGTCGGCGGGGCCTACGGCGCGACCGGCATCGACACGGAGTTCAATCAGGCGGACTTCCTCCCCGAGGACGCGCCGGCGTGGGCCAAATCCTTGCCCGGCCCGCTCGCACCCGACACGTACACGATCAGCGACGACGCCGCCTACCTCGGCGAGAACTTCGCCGAGCGCGGCGAGGGAAGTCGGACGCAGGTCCTGATACGCGAGAACGTGACCGATCCCGACGCGCTCACGGCCGTCGACGACGCGAGCGCTGCGGTCGACGACGACGGCACGATCGTCGTCAGGTCGAACGGCGAGGCCGCGATCGAGGGGCCGCCGTCGGTCATCCGCGAGCTCGCGGCCGAGAACGAGACCGTCGCCGCCGCCCTCGAGGCGCGAGACACGGACGGTGACGGGCTCCCGGACGAGGACGTCGCCGGCTTCTACGACGTGCTGTTCGACGTCGACCCGGACCGCGCGAGTGACGTGCTCTATCGGACGGACGACGGCGCGTACGAGTCCGCGCGGCTCCTCGTGAGCGTTCAGGGCGACGCCGCGGCGCAGACGGTCGCGGACGACACGCGAGCGCTGGCGGCCGAGATCGACGCGAACGGTCCCGTCACGGCGGTCGCGACCGGCGGTCCCGTCACGACGGCGGTGATACAGGACGCCCTGCTCGAGACGCTCGTCCAGGCGTTCGCGGTCACGCTGGTGGTGATCTTCGGCTTCCTGACGCTGCTGTACTGGGTCCGCCACGGGACGCTCTCGCTCGGTGCGGTCACGCTCGCGCCCGTCGTGGCCGCGCTCGCGTGGCTACTGGGGACGATGGCTGTGCTGGATCTGCCGTTCAACAGCGAAACGGCCGTCATCACCAGTCTCGCGATCGGGCTGGGCGTGGACTACAGTATCCACGTGGGAGAGCGGTTCGTCGCGGAACGCGACGAGCGAGAGTCGCTCGACGACGCGCTCGCGGCGACGATCACCGGAACCGGCGGGGCGCTGCTCGGCAGCGCGGCGACGACGGCGGCCGGCTTCGGCGTCCTCGCGCTGGCGCTGTCGCCGCCGCTCCAGCGGTTCGGCCTGGTGACGGGGCTGAGCATCGTCTTCGCGTTCGTCGCCTGTCTCACCGTCCTGCCCTGTCTGCTCGTGCTCCGGGAACGGCTGCTCGCTGGCGCGTCGTGACCGAGCGCGGGAACCCGACCGCTACCGCGAGCCGTCGTCCGAGTGGGCCCGTACCCACAGTTCGCCGATGCGGGAGAGCCGCGTTCGGTAGGACTTTCCGTGTTCCTCGCGCTCGATGTACCCCTTGCCGCCGGGGCCAAGCCGGTCGACGTTGTAGATGACCTTCGACCGGAAACTGTCGGTGTACTCCTCGTTCAACTCGCAGGCCAGCGACTCCGCCAGTTCCGAGACGGAGTCGAACTCGCCGTCCTCGCCGAGCTTGTAGAGGATGAGCTCCTCGAAGGGCTTGACGTTCGAGAAGGAAGCGACCGGCAACTCGACGATGTGCTTCCCGTCGATCTCCTTCGCGCCGATGGTCGTTCCGCGCTCGTCGAACTCGGCTAACAGGTCGCGGGCGCTCTCGAGGCGGCCGGCGATTCGGTCGGCCTCGAGCCCGTCGCCGTCGGCCCGGAGCTCCTCGAGCAGGGCGATCTGTTCGCGCAGTTCCTCGGCGAGTTCGGTCTCGAGGTACTTCTCCGGCGCGGTGTAGTACGTGTGGATCCCCTCGCGGTCCTCCTGCCGCTCGACCATCAGGGAGTGGGCGGCGTTGGCGAAGGCGAAGCTCACGGTTCGAGGCATCGCGGCGACGTTCACCCAGACCTCGTTACCCCGGTCGAGCTCCGCGGTGATGAGCTCGTAGGCCTGCTCGAAGGCTTCGTCGTAGTCGTAGACGTCCTCGAGGACAAACCGCTCAGTGCTCGCCCCCAGCAAGTTCCTGAAATCGGTCTCGAGTTTCTTCGAGAGGTGCCGGGAGTACTCGACGTTGGCCTCGCTGCCGACGGCCCCCTCGAGCAGGATGACGCTGTCGACGTCGATCTGATCGCGCACGAGCGGCGCGATCAGCCGGTCGTAGTCGAAGCCGACCGGGACGATGTGGGTTTGCATGCCCGATAGTTAGGCGGGGCCGTTACAAAACCCCTCGAATCCGAATCGTCGGCCGCGTTACTCCGTGAGCGGGAGCGCGATCCCGAACACGAACGGCGAGAAGAACCCGACGAGCAGACCGATGATCGCCATCGCGAAGAACAGCGTGTGCTCCCACTGGGGGAGCGACCCCATCGTCGCGTTGCCGACCAGTTCGCTTCCCGTTCCAACGACGAACAGCGCGAGTCCGACGAAAAATCCCGTCTTTGCCAGCTTCGGATAGTCGTGACCGCTGTAGCGTGCCATACCGGCTCTGCTACGGCGACCCTGTTACCGATTTCGAAACCGCCGCGGCGCGTTCCGAGGGCCGAACCGGCGTCGACG
This window harbors:
- a CDS encoding valine--tRNA ligase, with the protein product MSMDAEADAEPTLEGGYDPDAVEPRWQQRWIDADVYAYEGDEKRDPNTVYSIDTPPPTVSGSLHMGHLYGHTLQDFAARFQRMHDGDVLFPFGYDDNGIASERLTESELDIRHQDYERREFQERCREVCAEYEADFTRKMQGLGCSIDWNNTYKTIEPRVQRVSQLSFLDLYEKGREYRKKAPAIWCPECETAISQVEMEDDERGSHFNDIAFELVGDDAPRDEFVISTTRPELIPACVSVFVHPDDEENQDLVGEEARIPIFGHEVPIIADERVDMEKGSGVVMCCTFGDQNDIEWYQAHDLPLRVAIDESATMTDLAGDYEGMSTEEAREAIVEDLDDEGSLRDRRAITHAVQVHERCDTPVEFRVSKQWYVEILDHKEEYLEAGREMDWYPEKMFTRYQHWIEGLEWDWLISRQRDSGIPFPVWYCADCDHAIMAEREELPVDPLSDEPPVDSCPECGHDEFVPEEDVFDTWATSSLTPLINAGWDWDAERETFAMDNPELYPFDLRPQGHDIISFWLFHTIVKCYEHTGEVPFDATMINGHVLDENREKMSKSRGNIVAPDEVLAEYPVDAVRFWAASAAVGDDFPYQEKDLTAGEKLLRKLWNASKLVDSLAPRNPDEPADLEAIDRWLLAELDDAVADLTAHLEAYEFAKARDRLRTFFWNTFCDDYLEIAKTREDNPSTQYALRTAHRTFLELWAPFLPHATEEIWQAVYADASADLETSSIHVRDWPESQGHEADLEAGETAMEVISALRRYKSENQLPLNADLESVAVYGPLDGFDDAIRNVMHVQTLTVLDEPPEITTEVASIDLDYSTLGPKFGSKVGDIDAGIESGDYEIDDDAGLLRVAGEELEDDLFEVELERTYSGEGEMIETESAVVVLE
- a CDS encoding aminoglycoside N(3)-acetyltransferase, with protein sequence MSDTLPEDRSSDPVTVDSMASDLRALGLEAGGTVLVHGSLSALGWVCGGAPAVVDALQRVVGADGTLVMPTHSPGNRDPSNMGNPPVPESWYETIREQTPPYRPAVTPTQGMGAIAECFRSCPGVRRSDHPQVSFAAWGADARFVTEGHSLDYSLGEESPLARLYDLGGDVLFLGTTHATNTSLHLAEYRADLDFATEAHAGAVLVDGEREWVRWEDIDYTDDDFPRCGEAFESEHPDAVETGTVGVGDAKRFPQRRLVDFAVGWFERNRER
- a CDS encoding helix-turn-helix domain-containing protein — protein: MRKSGSWMTIWDDRILEYIRKEDSGSPKQLAESGYVRVSKSHVSRRLRTLAEHGLLTHLGNGVYVITERGEAYLDGELDTGEAGSDASLEADSGNGDGNEG
- a CDS encoding PadR family transcriptional regulator yields the protein MTAPDDRSAASWVDLSAFQRDCLEVVARRERDDDPCDERGILRAFERSPRSVTRARLDPTLHVLVDHGLLEKRRLEALRYEYPLTDDGRALLSRRVDRLADACGLELPASGTTDDAPAARDREGERERT
- a CDS encoding efflux RND transporter permease subunit, with protein sequence MSGSLAAKYADAIVSHSRLVVVLVLLLTGVVAAGAAIGEPEDGEIGQFETDSAETEALEEIEATYGTDDAVVSQVVVRDEGGDVLTRDSLLKSLYLQREIREDDALNATLEDRGFVGLENVVATAAVYEDRAADGRPAGEPTLDEGIAALESRSDAEVEALLADVLDPDANGDRRAGQRGGGETADPYEFLPTDYERGSTDADARITFLFQADESGPDDEPQAAYDAQVEIADRVDERFDDAFVFGQGVTDEASANAVGDSFAIITPVALVLVLVVLGVTYRDVVDVLLGLVGIAVVMAWLAGILGWLEIPTSQLLIAVPFLLIGLGIDYSLHVVMRYREARAGPDEEAGSVEDEAKRATEYADGGSRGPRGGMRLGLAGVVLALGAATVSTAVGFLSNVVSPLPAIRDFAVLSAGGILATFVAFAVLVPALKVELDDLLERRFGRDRALPPFGTGAGLVNRGLSRMVGAVRRAPIAIVLVAFLLAVGGAYGATGIDTEFNQADFLPEDAPAWAKSLPGPLAPDTYTISDDAAYLGENFAERGEGSRTQVLIRENVTDPDALTAVDDASAAVDDDGTIVVRSNGEAAIEGPPSVIRELAAENETVAAALEARDTDGDGLPDEDVAGFYDVLFDVDPDRASDVLYRTDDGAYESARLLVSVQGDAAAQTVADDTRALAAEIDANGPVTAVATGGPVTTAVIQDALLETLVQAFAVTLVVIFGFLTLLYWVRHGTLSLGAVTLAPVVAALAWLLGTMAVLDLPFNSETAVITSLAIGLGVDYSIHVGERFVAERDERESLDDALAATITGTGGALLGSAATTAAGFGVLALALSPPLQRFGLVTGLSIVFAFVACLTVLPCLLVLRERLLAGAS
- a CDS encoding HFX_2341 family transcriptional regulator; protein product: MQTHIVPVGFDYDRLIAPLVRDQIDVDSVILLEGAVGSEANVEYSRHLSKKLETDFRNLLGASTERFVLEDVYDYDEAFEQAYELITAELDRGNEVWVNVAAMPRTVSFAFANAAHSLMVERQEDREGIHTYYTAPEKYLETELAEELREQIALLEELRADGDGLEADRIAGRLESARDLLAEFDERGTTIGAKEIDGKHIVELPVASFSNVKPFEELILYKLGEDGEFDSVSELAESLACELNEEYTDSFRSKVIYNVDRLGPGGKGYIEREEHGKSYRTRLSRIGELWVRAHSDDGSR
- a CDS encoding DUF7860 family protein, whose amino-acid sequence is MARYSGHDYPKLAKTGFFVGLALFVVGTGSELVGNATMGSLPQWEHTLFFAMAIIGLLVGFFSPFVFGIALPLTE